One genomic window of Nicotiana sylvestris chromosome 10, ASM39365v2, whole genome shotgun sequence includes the following:
- the LOC104246117 gene encoding pre-mRNA-splicing factor ATP-dependent RNA helicase DEAH10 has translation MPSMSANNFSRNSHQHHPNQTKGDFFARKQKIEQQRKNLPIAAVERRLVEEVRNNDTLIIVGETGSGKTTQIPQYLFKGGFCRDGGIIGITQPRRVAAITVAKRVSEECGVPLGQKVGYAIRFEDVTSGLTKIKYMTDGLLLREALLDPYLSKYSVIIVDEAHERTIHTDVLLGLLKNVQKARSKCISEAVNTDHNNSNNGHASEGRIDNQNDGILKPCQAKKYHPLKLIIMSASLDARVFSEYFGGARAVHVQGRQFPVDIFYTHKPETDCIDAALITIFQIHLEEGPGDILVFLTGQEEIESVERLIHERLRQLPECNRKLLTFPIYSSLPSEKQMKVFMPSPAGYRKVILATNIAETSVTIPGIKYVVDPGLVKARTYDPKMGVDSLIIVTTSKAQALQRSGRAGREGPGKCYRLYQESFFEKLTDSTLPEIKRCDLSNVVLQLKALGIDDVINFDFIEKPDRTAIVNSLWSLYLLGAVTEENKLSDVGYQMAKLPLDPVYSKALIVASQFGCLKEMLICVAMLSVESIFYAPREKLEESRNALKSFASPDGDHLTLLNVYRAADEFFQKNKTVNSEEKAEKNLRKWCKDNYINSRSLKHARDIHSQILRNVEQMGLRVTSCEDDMLLFRRCLAASFFLKAAMKQPDGVYRVTLSGLIVQIHPSSVLFRAKPECIIFNELVHTNHSYVRNVSRIDYLWLIELAPHLYALQD, from the exons ATGCCTTCAATGAGTGCTAATAATTTTTCAAGAAACAGTCATCAGCATCACCCTAACCAAACAAAAGGGGATTTTTTTGCCAG GAAGCAAAAGATTGAGCAACAGAGAAAAAATTTACCAATTGCTGCAG TTGAAAGGAGACTAGTGGAGGAGGTGCGGAACAATGACACTCTGATAATCGTTGGAGAAACTGGAAGTGGAAAGACAACTC AAATACCTCAGTATCTTTTTAAAGGGGGATTTTGCCGTGATGGTGGTATCATTGGGATAACTCAACCTAGACGTGTGGCTGCTATTACTGTTGCTAAACGTGTTTCTGAAGAATGTGGAGTTCCGCTGGGACAAAAGGTTGGATATGCTATTAGATTTGAAGATGTAACTTCTGGCCTAACAAAGATCAAATATATGACAGATGGTTTGCTTCTAAG GGAAGCTTTATTGGATCCATACCTCTCCAAGTATTCTGTTATTATTGTTGATGAGGCGCACGAGCGAACTATACACACTGATGTATTGCTTGGCTTGTTAAAGAATGTACAGAAAGCAAGGTCAAAGTGTATTAGCGAAGCAGTAAATACTGATCATAATAACTCTAATAACGGGCATGCCTCGGAGGGAAGGATTGACAATCAGAATGATGGTATTTTGAAGCCATGTCAAGCGAAAAAGTATCACCCATTGAAATTGATCATCATGTCAGCCAGTCTGGATGCACGAGTTTTCTCAGAGTACTTTGGTGGTGCAAGAGCTGTTCATGTTCAGGGACGGCAGTTTCCTGTCGATATATTCTACACCCATAAGCCAGAGACAGATTGCATAGATGCAGCTTTGATTACTATATTTCAG ATACATCTAGAGGAGGGTCCTGGTGATATACTTGTATTCCTCACTGGCCAAGAAGAGATTGAATCCGTTGAGAGGCTTATCCATGAACGCCTCCGACAGTTACCTGAATGCAATAGGAAGCTCTTAACTTTTCCCATATACTCGTCGCTTCCCTCTGAGAAGCAAATGAAGGTTTTCATGCCTTCACCAGCTGGATATCGTAAG GTGATACTGGCAACAAATATTGCTGAGACATCAGTGACAATACCTGGAATTAAGTATGTTGTTGATCCTGGACTGGTGAAAGCACGAACTTATGATCCTAAGATGGGAGTTGATTCGTTGATCATTGTCACAACGTCTAAAGCTCAAGCTCTGCAAAGGAG TGGACGTGCAGGACGTGAAGGACCTGGGAAATGCTATCGCCTCTATCAAGAAAGTTTCTTTGAGAAACTCACAGATTCTACATTACCTGAGATTAAGAGATGTGATCTTTCGAATGTCGTATTGCAGCTCAAAGCTCTAGGCATTGATGATGTCATTAATTTTGACTTCATCGAAAAACCAGACAG GACTGCCATAGTCAACTCACTGTGGTCTCTCTACTTGTTGGGTGCTGTAACAGAAGAGAATAAACTTTCAGATGTTGGATACCAAATGGCCAAGCTACCACTTGATCCAGTCTATTCTAAGGCTCTCATTGTTGCTAGCCAATTCGGCTGCTTGAAAGAAATGTTGATCTGCGTTGCGATGCTCTCAGTGGAATCTATATTCTATGCTCCACGTGAAAAGTTGGAAGAG TCACGAAATGCGTTGAAAAGCTTTGCAAGTCCAGATGGGGATCATTTGACTTTGCTTAATGTATACCGCGCTGCTGATGAGTTCTTTCAGAAGAACAAGACGGTAAATAGTGAAGAAAAGGCTGAAAAGAATCTTAGAAAATGGTGCAAGGATAATTATATAAACAGCCGCTCTCTAAAACACGCTCGTGATATCCACAG TCAAATTCTGAGGAATGTAGAACAAATGGGTCTTCGTGTCACGTCTTGTGAAGACGATATGCTTCTCTTCCGCAGATGTCTTGCAGCCTCGTTTTTCCTTAAAGCAGCTATGAAGCAGCCTGATGGTGTATACAG GGTCACATTAAGTGGTTTGATAGTGCAAATACACCCGTCTTCTGTCTTGTTCCGAGCAAAGCCAGAGTGTATAATTTTTAATGAATTAGTCCATACTAATCATAGTTATGTTCGCAATGTTTCAAGAATCGATTACTTGTGGCTAATTGAGCTGGCTCCACACTTGTATGCCTTGCAAGACTAA
- the LOC104246116 gene encoding putative methylesterase 11, chloroplastic, which translates to MGNSLACFSEKNQATKVRKSNKNGRSFNGNVPPPCISRSTSRKSDRIYPNSLRFDQGKCDDDFIREQARVAAALLLQHHQQNGTLSQFERSVSLRDNLTSSRKQSRIPRSSSCRARSLSDSIPQHLELLNQGTNVENLKNKHFVLVHGGGFGAWCWYKTTTLLKEAGYQVDAIDLTGSGAHFFDSNNITTLSQYVKPLTDFLENLDDGKKVILVGHDIGGACISYAMELYPSKVSVAIFVAAAMLKNGQNILDMFSVQLGLNNLCQRAQVFRYANGKNNPPTAIDYDKTLLKEVLFNQTPTKDVELASLSMRQVPFGPLTEKLSLSATNYGSIPRFYVKTQDDFAIPSSLQEVMIDSNQPDQVFQIKGSDHSPFLSKPQSLHKIFVEISNIPPKINLKTT; encoded by the exons ATGGGCAATTCATTAGCATGTTTTTCTGAGAAAAATCAAGCTACAAAAGTTAGAAAAAGCAACAAAAATGGAAGATCATTCAATGGTAATGTTCCTCCTCCATGTATCTCAAGATCAACGAGTCGAAAATCGGATAGAATTTATCCAAATTCTTTGAGATTTGATCAGGGTAAAtgtgatgatgattttattagaGAACAAGCTCGAGTTGCTGCAGCTTTATTACTACAACATCATCAACAAAATGGAACACTTAGTCAATTTGAACGTTCAGTTTCTCTTAGAGACAATTTAACTTCCTCTAGGAAGCAAAGTAGGATTCCTAGAAGCTCGAGTTGTCGTGCCAGATCTCTCTCTGATTCAATTCCTCAGCATCTGGAGCTTCTTAATCAG GGTACAAatgttgaaaatttgaagaataaaCATTTTGTTCTTGTACATGGAGGTGGTTTTGGTGCATGGTGTTGGTACAAAACTACAACACTACTCAAAGAAGCTGGATATCAAGTTGATGCTATAGACTTAACTGGTTCTGGTGCACATTTCTTTGACTCCAACAACATTACTACTCTGTCACAATATGTAAAACCTCTCACTGATTTCCTTGAAAATCTCGACGATGGCAAGAAG GTCATATTAGTCGGGCACGATATAGGGGGAGCTTGTATTTCTTATGCAATGGAATTGTATCCATCAAAAGTTTCTGTAGCAATTTTTGTTGCTGCAGCAATGCTGAAGAATGGACAGAACATACTCGATATGTTCTCCGTACAG CTTGGATTGAACAATCTATGTCAACGCGCTCAAGTTTTTCGCTATGCAAATGGGAAGAATAATCCTCCAACTGCTATAGATTATGACAAGACATTACTCAAGGAGGTGTTATTCAATCAAACACCAACTAAG GATGTTGAATTAGCATCACTATCAATGAGGCAAGTTCCCTTTGGACCACTAACAGAGAAGCTTTCACTTTCTGCAACAAATTATGGTTCTATTCCAAGATTTTATGTCAAAACACAAGATGATTTTGCAATTCCTTCATCTCTTCAAGAAGTTATGATAGATTCAAATCAACCTGACCAAGTTTTCCAGATTAAAGGCTCCGATCATTCGCCTTTTTTGTCGAAACCTCAATCTCTCCACAAGATTTTTGTAGAAATTTCCAATATTCCTCCAAAAATAAATCTCAAAACCACCTAA